In one Alnus glutinosa chromosome 14, dhAlnGlut1.1, whole genome shotgun sequence genomic region, the following are encoded:
- the LOC133857776 gene encoding probable mediator of RNA polymerase II transcription subunit 26c: MDVDDFRVVLESCGVDVWTFIETAIAVAAADYGAELKRRRDGIVERLYAGTSSSSSAAAEQPRCRNCDDVDDLRPDNCLDDVKAAAEKGGSPGTPQSVEREDGEELDPYAGLFDDEQKKILDIKEHLEDPHQSEDSLVDLLQTLADMDITFQALKETDIGRHVNRFRKHQSQDVRRLVKLLVRKWKDIVDEWVKLNPPGGRTSSAVMADGDSPQQKIPQNGHQQVPDFGYSPNPHNGSSGSDRNNSESEPKPKAIPRKEAPPRPAQSTPVSAASAHQNRQREQKDFDSDKKLASARKRLQENYKEAENAKRQRTIQVMDIHEIPKPKNTFFAKNKGGGGSVGGGGGSHGRHW, translated from the exons ATGGATGTGGACGATTTCCGGGTTGTTCTGGAGAGCTGTGGCGTGGACGTGTGGACGTTCATAGAGACGGCGATAGCGGTGGCGGCTGCGGACTACGGCGCCGAGCTGAAGCGCCGGAGGGACGGGATCGTGGAGCGGCTCTACGCGGGGACGTCTTCGTCTTCGTCGGCGGCGGCGGAGCAGCCTCGATGCCGGAACTGCGACGACGTGGATGATCTGAGGCCGGATAATTGTCTTGATGACGTCAAGGCGGCTGCGGAGAAAGGAGGGTCTCCCGGGACGCCGCAGTCGGTGGAGAGAGAGGACGGCGAGGAGTTGGATCCGTACGCTGGTCTGTTCGACGACGAGCAGAAGAAGATCCTGGACATCAAGGAGCACCTTGAAGATCCTcaccag TCTGAGGATTCTTTGGTTGATTTGCTTCAAACTCTAGCAGACATGGATATAACATTTCAAGCTCTCAAG GAGACTGATATAGGAAGGCATGTGAATCGATTCCGAAAGCATCAATCGCAGGATGTCCGGAGATTGGTGAAGCTACTAGTCAG GAAGTGGAAGGATATTGTGGATGAATGGGTGAAGTTGAATCCACCTGGGGGACGGACATCCTCTGCTGTAATGG CTGATGGAGACTCGCCCCAGCAGAAAATTCCTCAAAACGGTCATCAGCAG GTTCCTGATTTTGGATACTCCCCAAATCCACACA ATGGGAGTTCTGGGTCAGACAGGAATAATTCAGAATCCGAGCCAAAGCCGAAAGCGATTCCTCGAAAAGAAGCTCCTCCTAGACCAGCTCAATCAACACCTGTATCTGCTGCCTCTGCACACCAAAAT AGACAAAGAGAACAGAAGGATTTTGACTCTGATAAAAAACTGGCTTCAGCAAGAAAACGGCTTCAAGAGAATTACAAAGAAGCTGAGAATG CCAAAAGGCAAAGAACGATTCAGGTGATGGACATCCATGAGATACCAAAACCCAAGAATACCTTCTTTGCGAAGAACAAAGGTGGTGGTGGTAgtgttggtggtggtggtggttctCACGGGAGGCACTGGTGA
- the LOC133857715 gene encoding uncharacterized protein LOC133857715, which translates to MRPPLSPRTLLLFASSSSSSSSLSSPPFLQIFHFSFSSLHSSHFVHSSRRHDEESRSVRVSVWWDFENCGLPAGTNVFKVAHTITAAVRTNGIKGPVTITAFGDVLQLSRGNQEALSSTGINLSHIPNGGKNSADRSLLVDLMYWVSQNPPPAHLFLISGDRDFASILHRLRMNNYNILLASPESAPGVLCSAASIMWQWHALIRGEDLTGKHFNQPPDGPYGSWYGHSKVPLENPFLVTEQPAFSRAEDLPEPSSDSKPRAVPKMVMKLIRHILNSHPKGLSITELRSELGKSNVSIDKDLYGYKKFSRFLLSMPHILKLQSEGDGQFLVHGVTPKIPEPFECNPVVSTGHASNNGVQDPSATSKRNGEVRSIAGAVNGKSSLPPSSVSNVKEPPKKIQEHSPLGRSITGPVDEKSSLRPSPEIDVEELQKQSPPNEKVVEQVSEGHLTPVVEQDSVAEVGFFKRVWRKCFGNRDGGFKNKSQSIPEICSTSGVSSEEKSQDTAVYCSTSVNGSKMEKVDDKCAKSASQDANPICQVPYSSASNESAMDSQNATDSEASGDKLRINPGLFNRVVNWCKFWRSDPKSEILSDQSREKLDHIISQSGKHELFSKDSFWTEMESFMDTPNGSIIVSQSRTREQMAENLQRGGPPALRSLSESDFLHLVDLLISEMKWVEECPSQTSPFKLTWTIGKSSVGQSRGSNGLSSIFFDTTSHSPEHGGEKKYKNIPHTGVSAPVINKNPSVRSRSDILADCRQLVNEILKHYPEGYKIGSFRKLYLERYGYPLDLQKLGYQKLVSLLQIMPGVKVDSTYIFPSGKASNSSPLGVSVPDDRENSAGHSVANSDSELSDTAKKDDDSDSWEELGPVSNTGSTRNEMESVSRRKAIEQTERLKYPDYEPSVSDDETSDSEGEASTFTGPEGHAKRVNEEDSSLLQILDSWYSSKEGDNRKNRSENVDSTNGSNPSGSSAVGTNSDTFVRNFVRKQRPQKIYSFVSDPVETNKDKLIDGILGSLKKEGEPRMQG; encoded by the exons ATGAGACCCCCACTCTCTCCAAGAACCCTCCTTCTCTTCGCCtcatcctcctcttcttcttcttcattatcttCTCCTCCATTTCTCCAAATATTTCATTTCTCATTCTCTTCGCTTCACTCATCCCATTTCGTGCATTCGTCGAGACGCCACGACGAGGAGTCCCGGAGTGTGAGGGTTTCGGTGTGGTGGGACTTTGAGAATTGCGGTTTGCCGGCCGGCACCAACGTCTTCAAGGTCGCGCACACGATAACCGCTGCGGTCAGAACCAATGGGATAAAGGGTCCCGTTACGATCACGGCTTTCGGGGACGTTTTGCAGCTCTCAAGGGGGAACCAGGAGGCGCTGTCATCCACAGGGATCAATCTCTCTCACATTCCTAACG GTGGAAAGAACAGTGCTGATAGGTCTCTTCTTGTAGATCTTATGTATTGGGTTTCTCAAAATCCTCCACCAGCCCATCTCTTTTTAATTTCTGGTGACAGGGACTTTGCTAGCATTTTACACAGGTTAAGAATGAACAACTACAATATATTGCTTGCAAGTCCTGAAAGTGCTCCTGGTGTTCTCTGTAGTGCTGCAAGTATCATGTGGCAATGGCATGCTTTGATTAGAGGGGAAGATCTTACTGGGAAGCATTTTAACCAACCCCCAGATGGTCCCTATGGTTCTTGGTATGGTCACTCTAAGGTTCCTCTAGAAAATCCCTTCTTGGTTACTGAGCAACCAGCATTTTCTCGGGCTGAGGACTTGCCTGAACCTAGTTCAGATTCTAAGCCTCGTGCTGTTCCAAAAATGGTGATGAAACTGATTCGTCATATATTGAATAGTCACCCCAAAGGATTATCCATTACAGAACTTCGTTCTGAGTTGGGAAAAAGTAATGTAAGTATAGACAAAGACTTGTATGGATATAAAAAGTTTTCACGCTTTCTTCTATCAATGCCACACATTTTAAAACTTCAATCTGAAGGTGATGGTCAGTTTCTTGTACATGGTGTCACCCCTAAAATTCCTGAACCATTTGAGTGCAATCCAGTTGTGTCTACAGGACATGCTAGTAATAATGGAGTCCAGGACCCCTCTGCAACTTCAAAGAGAAATGGTGAGGTGAGGTCTATTGCTGGAGCTGTAAACGGGAAGTCATCATTGCCTCCATCCTCTGTATCAAATGTGAAGGAGCCTCCTAAAAAGATTCAAGAACATTCTCCACTCGGCAGATCTATTACAGGACCTGTGGATGAGAAATCATCATTGCGTCCGTCTCCTGAAATAGATGTTGAGGAGCTGCAAAAACAGTCTCCACCTAACGAGAAGGTTGTTGAACAGGTGAGTGAGGGTCATTTGACTCCTGTGGTGGAGCAAGATTCTGTAGCTGAAGTGGGCTTTTTCAAGAGAGTTTGGAGAAAATGTTTTGGCAATAGAGATGGTGGTTTCAAGAATAAAAGTCAAAGCATTCCAGAAATATGTTCTACTTCTGGTGTTAGTTCTGAGGAAAAAAGTCAAGACACTGCTGTATACTGTTCTACTTCTGTTAATGGctcaaaaatggaaaaagtcGACGACAAATGTGCAAAATCAGCAAGTCAGGATGCCAATCCAATATGTCAGGTGCCATATTCTTCTGCCAGTAATGAGTCAGCTATGGACAGCCAAAATGCTACAGATTCTGAAGCATCTGGTGATAAATTGAGAATAAATCCAGGTTTATTCAACCGGGTTGTAAATTGGTGTAAATTTTGGAGAAGTGACCCAAAGTCTGAGATATTGAGTGATCAATCCAGAGAAAAACTGGACCACATAATTAGTCAATCTGGAAAGCATGAGTTATTCTCCAAGGATTCTTTTTGGACTGAGATGGAATCTTTTATGGATACGCCCAATGGTTCAATTATTGTCTCCCAGTCAAGGACCAG GGAACAGATGGCAGAAAATCTGCAAAGGGGCGGGCCTCCGGCTCTTAGATCTTTAAGTGAAAGTGACTTCCTCCACTTGGTGGATTTGTTAATATCAGAGATGAAATGGGTGGAAGAATGCCCCTCTCAGACATCACCTTTCAAACTCACTTGGACCATTGGAAAGAGCTCTGTGGGTCAATCTCGTGGATCAAATGGGTTAAGCTCTATCTTTTTCGACACAACGTCACATTCACCAGAACATGGTGGagaaaagaagtataaaaataTTCCCCATACTGGAGTTTCTGCACCTGTCATTAACAAGAATCCTTCTGTCAGATCTAGAAGTGATATATTAGCCGACTGTCGGCAACTTGTGAATGAGATATTAAAGCATTATCCAGAGGGTTATAAAATTGGCTCCTTCAGAAAACTGTACCTTGAGAGGTATGGCTATCCTCTTGATTTACAAAAGCTTGGCTACCAAAAGTTGGTATCCCTGTTACAGATAATGCCTGGGGTGAAAGTAGATTCCACCTATATCTTTCCGTCTGGTAAAGCCTCAAATAGTTCCCCCCTTGGAGTTTCAGTTCCTGATGATCGAGAAAATAGTGCTGGTCATTCGGTTGCTAATTCAGATAGTGAATTGTCTGACACAGCAAAGAAGGATGATGATTCCGACTCATGGGAGGAATTGGGGCCTGTTTCCAACACAGGATCTACAAGAAATGAAATGGAATCTGTGTCAAGGAGGAAAGCTATAGAACAAACAGAGAGGCTAAAATACCCTGATTATGAACCTTCCGTCTCAGATGATGAGACTTCTGATTCCGAAGGGGAGGCCTCTACATTCACTGGACCAGAAGGGCATGCGAAGAGAGTAAATGAGGAAGATAGCTCGCTACTGCAAATCCTTGATTCCTGGTACAGCAGCAAGGAAGGTGACAATAGAAAGAACCGGTCAGAGAATGTTGATTCAACAAATGGTTCGAATCCATCTGGTTCATCAGCAGTTGGAACCAATAGTGATACTTTTGTGAGAAACTTTGTACGGAAGCAAAGACCGCAAAAGAtctattcttttgtttctgACCCTGTTGAGACTAACAAGGACAAGCTGATTGATGGAATATTGGGTAGCCTGAAGAAAGAAGGTGAGCCAAGGATGCAGGGCTAA
- the LOC133858090 gene encoding WAT1-related protein At5g64700-like produces the protein MGAKKPYLAVILIQTIYAGMILLSKAAFSRGAMNSFVFMFYRQLVGTVFLLPLAFIFERKNATRLSFVTFCKIFMLAFLGITFALNVFCLGLVYTSATLGAATVNCLPVTTFLFAVLLGMEKVTIKTTPGIAKVAGLTVCMAGVATLAFYRGPQLNPSIHYPFFDNDHKQQDHEDHVSYGKRWILGCFLLFISIVSWGMWLVLQAQVLKSYPSKLIFTSLQCLFSASQSFVVAIALERDPQQWKLGWNIRLFTVVYCGTMVTGVSYYLQAWVIEKKGPIFQATSTPLNLIVTIIGSVFLLGEVISLGSVLGGILLAVSLYSVLWGKSKEQNSDNRGALQVQAEKEFAELKEAEVTSTSEPSLLV, from the exons ATGGGTGCAAAGAAGCCATACTTGGCCGTGATTCTAATACAAACTATATACGCCGGCATGATCTTACTCTCCAAGGCCGCATTCAGCCGCGGCGCTATGAACAGCTTCGTGTTCATGTTCTACAGACAACTGGTCGGAACTGTTTTCTTACTTCCTCTTGCTTTCATTTTCGAACG TAAGAATGCAACGCGGCTTTCGTTTGTGACCTTCTGCAAGATTTTTATGCTTGCTTTTCTGGG GATCACTTTCGCCCTGAATGTTTTTTGTCTTGGTCTTGTTTACACATCGGCAACCTTGGGTGCTGCAACAGTTAACTGCCTTCCTGTCACAACATTTTTGTTTGCAGTTTTGCTTGG GATGGAGAAGGTGACAATAAAGACGACCCCTGGCATTGCAAAGGTTGCAGGTTTAACAGTGTGCATGGCTGGTGTGGCAACCCTCGCATTTTACAGGGGCCCCCAGCTGAATCCCTCCATCCATTATCCCTTCTTTGATAATGATCATAAACAGCAAGATCACGAAGATCATGTTTCTTATGGCAAAAGATGGATACTGGGTTGTTTTCTCTTGTTCATTTCCATCGTTTCTTGGGGCATGTGGCTTGTACTTCAG GCTCAGGTTCTGAAAAGCTACCCTTCAAAGCTGATCTTCACCAGCCTTCAGTGTCTGTTCAGTGCAAGCCAGTCATTTGTTGTTGCCATTGCTTTGGAAAGAGATCCTCAACAGTGGAAGCTGGGATGGAATATTAGACTATTCACAGTTGTCTACTGT GGAACCATGGTTACAGGTGTTTCATACTACTTACAAGCTTGGGTGATAGAGAAGAAGGGGCCAATTTTCCAAGCAACGTCAACACCATTGAATCTGATCGTTACAATCATTGGCTCGGTCTTTCTTTTAGGCGAGGTCATTAGCTTAGGAAG CGTCTTAGGTGGGATCCTGTTGGCTGTTAGCCTTTACAGCGTTTTGTGGGGAAAAAGCAAGGAACAGAATTCGGATAACCGGGGTGCTTTACAAGTTCAAGCAGAAAAAGAATTTGCCGAGTTGAAAGAGGCAGAGGTGACCAGTACTAGTGAGCCATCATTGTTAGTGTAA